From Rhodoferax sp. AJA081-3, the proteins below share one genomic window:
- the fabF gene encoding beta-ketoacyl-ACP synthase II — MSRRRVVVTGLGCVSPVGNTVDAAWSNVLAGKSGIDLISRFDASTFACKIAGEVRNFDLDSYISPKEARTMDSFIHYGIAAAMQAVVDAGLPTGDALGEEEATRIGCVIGSGIGGLPLIETMHTELTNRGARRISPFFVPATIINMTAGHVSMKYGFKGPNIAIVTACTTGLHCIGEAGRMIEYGDADVMVAGGSEATVSPLGIGGFAAMRALSTRNDDPATASRPWDKDRDGFVLGEGAGVLVLEEYEHAVARGAKIYAELAGFGMSADAGHMTAPNMDGPRRAMLSAMRNAGVNADQVNYLNAHGTSTPLGDLNETNAIKAALGDHAKKIVVNSTKSMTGHLLGGAGGIESVFTVLAVHHQKSPPTINIFNQDPECDLDYCANVARDMRIDVAVKNNFGFGGTNGSLVFKRV, encoded by the coding sequence ATGTCCCGTCGTCGCGTTGTTGTCACTGGTTTGGGTTGCGTCAGTCCCGTAGGTAATACGGTAGACGCGGCATGGTCGAATGTGCTTGCCGGCAAGTCTGGCATCGATTTGATCAGCCGTTTTGACGCCTCCACTTTCGCCTGCAAGATCGCTGGCGAGGTTCGCAATTTCGATCTGGATTCCTACATTAGTCCGAAAGAAGCGCGGACTATGGACTCGTTCATCCACTACGGCATTGCTGCGGCCATGCAGGCCGTTGTGGATGCCGGTCTGCCCACGGGTGACGCACTGGGCGAAGAAGAAGCCACGCGTATTGGGTGTGTGATCGGTTCTGGTATCGGTGGCTTGCCATTGATCGAGACCATGCACACCGAGCTCACCAACCGGGGCGCGCGCCGTATTTCTCCGTTTTTTGTGCCTGCCACCATCATCAACATGACTGCGGGCCATGTGTCGATGAAGTATGGGTTCAAAGGCCCCAATATCGCCATCGTGACCGCTTGCACCACCGGCCTGCACTGTATTGGCGAAGCCGGCCGCATGATTGAGTACGGCGATGCCGATGTCATGGTTGCCGGTGGTTCCGAGGCTACCGTGTCGCCTTTGGGCATCGGCGGTTTTGCCGCCATGCGCGCTTTGAGCACCCGCAACGATGACCCTGCGACCGCGTCGCGCCCCTGGGACAAGGACCGCGATGGTTTTGTGCTGGGCGAAGGCGCTGGCGTATTGGTCCTTGAAGAGTATGAACACGCGGTCGCCCGTGGTGCCAAGATTTATGCCGAATTGGCAGGTTTTGGCATGAGTGCCGATGCCGGTCATATGACCGCTCCGAATATGGACGGCCCACGCCGCGCCATGCTGAGTGCCATGCGCAATGCCGGTGTCAACGCTGATCAGGTGAACTATCTGAATGCACATGGCACCTCGACACCACTGGGTGATTTGAATGAGACCAACGCGATCAAGGCGGCCTTGGGTGACCATGCCAAAAAGATCGTGGTCAATTCGACCAAGTCCATGACCGGGCATTTGTTGGGCGGCGCTGGTGGCATTGAATCGGTGTTTACTGTGTTGGCGGTGCACCACCAAAAGAGCCCACCGACCATCAATATCTTCAACCAGGATCCCGAATGTGATCTGGACTACTGCGCCAATGTTGCCCGTGACATGCGCATTGACGTCGCGGTGAAGAATAATTTTGGCTTTGGTGGCACCAACGGTTCCCTGGTGTTCAAGCGCGTCTAG
- the acpP gene encoding acyl carrier protein, protein MSDIEVRVKKIIAEQLGVEESQVTNEKAFVADLGADSLDTVELVMALEDEFGIEIPDEDAEKITTVQNAVDYASTHKKA, encoded by the coding sequence ATGAGTGATATCGAAGTCCGCGTCAAAAAAATTATTGCCGAACAACTCGGTGTGGAAGAGTCCCAAGTCACCAACGAAAAAGCCTTTGTGGCCGATCTGGGTGCAGATTCTCTGGACACCGTCGAATTGGTGATGGCGTTGGAAGACGAGTTCGGAATTGAAATTCCCGATGAAGACGCAGAAAAGATTACCACCGTGCAAAACGCTGTCGACTACGCCAGCACGCACAAGAAGGCCTGA
- the fabG gene encoding 3-oxoacyl-ACP reductase FabG has protein sequence MNDVKFEGQVALVTGASRGIGAAIALELARRGVKVIGTATTDAGAAKIADALAAFPGCAGRTLDVTQSAAGEALVDALVKEHGGLQILVNNAGITRDNLAMRMKDDEWDAVMEANLKGVFRMSRAVMRTMMKQRYGRIVNITSVVGASGNPGQANYAAAKAGVAGMTRALARELGSRNITVNCVAPGFIETDMTASLGEDQQKALLGQIPLGHLGKPADVAHAVAYLASPQAAYVTGQELHVNGGMYM, from the coding sequence ATGAACGACGTGAAATTTGAAGGCCAGGTGGCCTTGGTAACAGGCGCGTCGCGCGGTATTGGCGCAGCGATTGCGCTGGAATTGGCCCGCAGGGGTGTCAAAGTCATTGGCACGGCGACCACGGATGCGGGCGCAGCCAAGATCGCCGATGCCTTGGCTGCTTTTCCCGGCTGTGCCGGTCGTACGCTGGACGTAACGCAGAGCGCCGCAGGCGAAGCCCTGGTGGATGCCTTGGTCAAGGAGCATGGCGGCCTGCAGATACTGGTCAACAACGCCGGCATCACCCGCGACAACTTGGCTATGCGCATGAAGGACGACGAGTGGGACGCCGTGATGGAGGCCAACCTCAAGGGCGTCTTCCGCATGAGCCGCGCTGTGATGCGCACCATGATGAAACAACGCTACGGTCGCATCGTCAACATCACGTCGGTGGTCGGTGCGTCCGGCAATCCGGGTCAGGCCAATTACGCCGCCGCCAAAGCTGGCGTCGCAGGCATGACGCGTGCGCTGGCGCGGGAACTGGGCTCGCGCAACATCACGGTCAACTGTGTGGCACCTGGTTTTATCGAGACCGACATGACTGCCAGCCTGGGCGAGGACCAGCAAAAAGCCCTGTTGGGCCAGATTCCACTGGGCCATTTAGGTAAACCGGCCGATGTGGCCCATGCTGTTGCATACTTGGCGTCCCCGCAGGCCGCGTATGTGACGGGGCAGGAACTGCATGTCAACGGCGGCATGTACATGTAG
- the fabD gene encoding ACP S-malonyltransferase, with protein sequence MKNFAFVFPGQGSQSVGMLDAWGDHPVVAQTLQEASDALGEDVAKLIHEGPKEALALTTNTQPVMLVAGVAAYRVWMSEVGVAPSAVAGHSLGEYTALVAAGALTLKQAAPLVRLRAQAMQEAVPVGVGAMAAILGMDAARVTAGCLEVTQSFGAGSAEIVEAVNFNDPAQTVIAGSKAAVDKACEVLKASGAKRALPLPVSAPFHSSLMKPAAEKLKAHLETLDIAAPQIALINNIEVAVEVDADRIRDALYRQAFGPVRWVECVQAIKARGLTTLVECGPGKVLAGMVKRIDAELMGLAVYDPATLQDTQEALKGAEA encoded by the coding sequence ATGAAAAACTTTGCATTTGTATTTCCCGGACAGGGATCACAATCAGTCGGCATGCTGGACGCCTGGGGTGACCACCCCGTGGTTGCCCAGACCTTGCAGGAAGCGTCCGATGCGCTGGGCGAAGATGTCGCCAAACTGATCCACGAAGGCCCCAAAGAAGCATTGGCGCTGACCACCAATACCCAGCCGGTGATGTTGGTGGCGGGTGTGGCGGCCTACCGGGTCTGGATGTCGGAAGTGGGCGTTGCACCATCGGCCGTTGCCGGTCATTCCCTGGGTGAATACACGGCCTTGGTTGCCGCCGGTGCCCTGACGTTGAAACAGGCGGCGCCCTTGGTGCGTCTGCGTGCACAGGCCATGCAAGAGGCGGTACCCGTGGGTGTAGGGGCCATGGCGGCCATTCTGGGTATGGATGCGGCGCGGGTTACTGCGGGGTGCCTCGAAGTCACGCAGTCTTTCGGAGCCGGTTCTGCCGAAATAGTAGAGGCCGTCAACTTCAACGATCCGGCCCAAACCGTGATCGCTGGCAGCAAGGCTGCAGTGGACAAGGCCTGTGAAGTGCTGAAGGCAAGCGGCGCCAAGCGCGCATTGCCGCTGCCGGTATCTGCACCGTTTCATTCCAGTCTGATGAAGCCGGCTGCCGAGAAACTCAAGGCCCATCTGGAGACGCTGGACATTGCAGCGCCACAGATTGCGCTGATCAACAATATTGAAGTGGCCGTGGAAGTGGATGCGGACCGTATCCGCGACGCCCTGTACCGCCAGGCCTTTGGTCCAGTGCGTTGGGTGGAATGTGTGCAGGCCATCAAGGCACGCGGCTTGACTACACTGGTGGAGTGTGGCCCGGGCAAGGTGTTGGCTGGCATGGTCAAACGCATAGATGCCGAGTTGATGGGGCTGGCGGTATATGACCCCGCCACATTGCAAGATACACAAGAAGCTTTAAAGGGTGCTGAGGCATGA
- a CDS encoding beta-ketoacyl-ACP synthase III codes for MKYSRITGTGSYLPPRRLTNADLVAELAAKGVETSDEWIVERTGIRARHFAADGVFSSDLGLEAAKKALEAAGRTAKDVDLIIVATSTPDMVFPSTACILQNKLGANGGAAFDVQAVCSGFVYALTVADAMVKTGAAKCALVVGAEIFSRILDFNDRTTCVLFGDGAGAVVLEASDTPGILSSDLHADGKHVGILCVPGHVSGGAILGDPLLKMDGQAVFKLAVGLLESAARATLTKANLTEADIDWLVPHQANIRIMQSTARKLKLSMDKVVVTVDQHGNTSAASIPLALDAGVRSGQVKPGQTLLLEGVGGGFTWGALLLIL; via the coding sequence ATGAAATATTCGCGAATTACAGGCACGGGTAGTTATTTACCCCCGCGCCGACTCACAAATGCCGATTTGGTGGCTGAACTGGCAGCCAAAGGCGTAGAAACATCGGACGAGTGGATCGTCGAGCGCACTGGCATCCGTGCCCGGCACTTTGCGGCGGACGGTGTATTCAGCAGCGATCTCGGATTGGAAGCCGCTAAAAAGGCGCTGGAGGCTGCGGGCCGTACGGCCAAGGATGTGGATTTGATCATCGTCGCCACATCGACGCCCGACATGGTTTTTCCATCGACCGCCTGCATCTTGCAGAACAAGCTGGGTGCCAATGGTGGCGCTGCCTTTGACGTGCAGGCCGTATGCAGCGGCTTTGTCTACGCCTTGACGGTGGCGGACGCCATGGTCAAGACCGGCGCAGCCAAATGTGCGCTGGTGGTGGGCGCCGAAATATTCTCCCGCATCCTGGATTTCAACGACCGCACGACCTGCGTGCTGTTCGGCGATGGCGCCGGCGCGGTTGTGCTGGAGGCGTCGGATACGCCCGGCATCTTGTCCAGCGATTTGCATGCCGACGGCAAACACGTGGGCATTTTGTGTGTGCCGGGCCATGTGTCGGGTGGAGCTATTTTGGGTGATCCGCTGTTGAAGATGGATGGTCAGGCGGTCTTCAAACTGGCGGTTGGCCTGCTGGAGAGTGCGGCCCGCGCCACGTTAACCAAGGCCAATCTGACCGAGGCGGATATCGACTGGCTGGTACCGCACCAGGCCAATATCCGCATCATGCAAAGTACGGCCCGCAAGCTCAAGTTGTCCATGGACAAGGTGGTGGTCACGGTGGACCAGCATGGCAATACGTCGGCTGCGTCCATTCCGCTGGCCCTGGACGCCGGTGTGCGCTCGGGCCAGGTAAAACCCGGCCAGACCTTGCTGCTCGAAGGTGTGGGCGGTGGTTTCACCTGGGGCGCATTGCTCCTGATTTTGTAG
- the plsX gene encoding phosphate acyltransferase PlsX gives MITIAVDCMGGDHGPQVTLPACTQFLEQHPDAALVLVGLADKLAGFSHPRATIVPASEVVTMDDPLEIALRRKKDSSMRVAIQQVKEGKAQAAVSAGNTAALMAISRYILKTIDGIERPAIAGQLPNATGGATTMLDLGANVDCSAEHLLQFAVMGSALVSVLNNKQSPTVGLLNIGEEIIKGNETIKKAGELLRSASKAGDLNFFGNVEGNDIFKGTVDLVVCDGFVGNVALKASEGLAGMIGNFLKAEFSRNIFTKVAAIAAYSVLTALKVRVDHRRYNGAALLGLRGLVFKSHGSADVLGFGFALNRAYDAARNNLLDRVQARIAHAAPLLATADSAP, from the coding sequence ATGATCACAATTGCTGTTGACTGTATGGGAGGCGACCACGGCCCCCAAGTCACGCTGCCTGCCTGTACGCAGTTTCTGGAGCAGCACCCCGACGCCGCCTTGGTATTGGTGGGTTTGGCTGACAAGCTGGCGGGTTTCTCGCACCCCCGTGCCACCATCGTGCCTGCCAGTGAAGTGGTGACGATGGATGATCCGCTGGAAATTGCACTGCGCCGCAAAAAGGATTCGTCCATGCGTGTTGCCATCCAGCAGGTCAAAGAAGGCAAGGCCCAGGCGGCCGTATCTGCCGGCAACACGGCCGCATTGATGGCTATTTCACGTTACATCCTCAAAACCATTGACGGTATTGAGCGCCCGGCCATTGCGGGCCAACTACCCAATGCCACGGGTGGTGCCACCACGATGCTGGATCTGGGTGCCAATGTGGATTGTTCGGCCGAGCACTTATTGCAGTTTGCCGTCATGGGCTCTGCCTTGGTATCGGTGCTGAATAACAAACAGTCGCCCACGGTAGGTTTGCTCAATATTGGTGAAGAAATCATCAAAGGTAACGAAACCATTAAAAAAGCGGGTGAACTGCTGCGTTCTGCGTCTAAAGCCGGCGATTTGAACTTCTTTGGCAATGTCGAAGGCAATGATATTTTCAAGGGCACGGTGGACCTGGTGGTCTGTGACGGTTTTGTCGGCAATGTGGCGCTGAAAGCCAGTGAAGGCCTTGCCGGCATGATCGGCAATTTTCTGAAGGCCGAGTTTTCTCGCAACATTTTCACGAAAGTTGCGGCAATTGCCGCTTATTCTGTTTTAACTGCGCTCAAAGTTCGCGTAGACCACAGGCGTTACAACGGTGCGGCCTTGTTGGGTCTGCGCGGTCTGGTATTCAAGAGCCATGGTTCGGCTGATGTGCTGGGTTTTGGGTTCGCGTTAAACCGGGCGTATGATGCAGCCCGAAACAACTTGCTTGACCGCGTTCAGGCACGTATCGCGCACGCAGCACCGCTTTTGGCGACGGCTGACAGCGCTCCATAA
- the rpmF gene encoding 50S ribosomal protein L32 produces MAVQQNKKSPSKRGMHRSHNALVVPGIAVESTTGETHLRHHISPTGFYRGRKVLKTKSEA; encoded by the coding sequence ATGGCCGTCCAACAAAACAAGAAGTCGCCTTCCAAGCGCGGTATGCACCGTTCGCACAATGCACTGGTTGTGCCAGGCATTGCTGTGGAATCCACCACCGGTGAAACCCACTTGCGCCACCACATCAGCCCCACCGGTTTCTACCGTGGTCGCAAGGTGCTGAAGACCAAATCTGAAGCCTGA
- a CDS encoding DUF177 domain-containing protein encodes MKHDYDAQHLNIEAFAKANGSITASQNLAQFDRLLEEAQGAGAQNPVHFTATGMTRPNGATSEQIWLVLSAEVALPQTCQRCLGPVDVPVHFEREFRFVVSEEVAEVEDEESEEDVLVLSRDFNLLELVEDELLMALPVVPKHDVCPGAVKLQVADPDFAEDEQEKPNPFAVLEQLKKRP; translated from the coding sequence ATGAAACACGACTACGACGCCCAGCACCTGAACATTGAGGCATTCGCCAAGGCCAACGGAAGCATCACCGCCAGTCAAAACCTGGCCCAATTTGACCGTTTGCTGGAGGAGGCGCAAGGCGCCGGCGCCCAAAACCCGGTGCACTTTACGGCCACCGGCATGACGCGGCCCAACGGCGCCACCAGTGAACAGATCTGGCTGGTTTTGAGCGCCGAAGTGGCCCTGCCACAAACCTGCCAGCGCTGCTTGGGCCCTGTGGACGTGCCGGTGCACTTTGAGCGGGAGTTTCGTTTTGTGGTCAGTGAAGAGGTGGCCGAGGTGGAGGACGAGGAGTCGGAAGAGGATGTGCTGGTGCTCAGCCGCGACTTCAACCTGCTGGAACTGGTGGAAGACGAACTCTTGATGGCCTTGCCTGTGGTCCCCAAACACGACGTATGCCCGGGAGCGGTCAAGTTGCAGGTGGCTGACCCCGATTTCGCCGAGGACGAGCAGGAAAAGCCCAATCCGTTTGCGGTTCTGGAGCAGCTGAAAAAGCGTCCCTAG
- a CDS encoding Maf family nucleotide pyrophosphatase, with protein sequence MPDTSHRKLILGSTSVYRRELLGRLNVPFSVESPHVDETPLPGEQPAALAQRLALAKALAVATRFPDCVVIGSDQVADLDGQALGKPGTHERAVAQLRQMRGKTVVFQTAVAVVCLETGFSEQSLAPVKVLFRSLDDSEIENYLQLEQPYDCAGSAKSEGLGITLLDAIDSDDPTALVGLPLIRTSRMLRAAGVPLLGSKRTPA encoded by the coding sequence ATGCCAGATACTTCCCATAGAAAACTCATACTCGGCTCCACATCGGTCTACCGGCGGGAACTGCTGGGCCGTTTGAACGTTCCTTTTTCGGTGGAATCGCCCCATGTGGACGAAACGCCGCTGCCCGGCGAACAGCCGGCCGCTCTGGCCCAGCGGCTGGCGCTGGCCAAGGCCCTTGCCGTAGCCACACGATTTCCGGATTGTGTGGTGATCGGCTCGGACCAGGTCGCAGATCTCGATGGGCAGGCACTGGGCAAGCCCGGTACCCACGAAAGGGCCGTCGCGCAATTGCGCCAGATGCGTGGAAAAACCGTGGTTTTCCAGACGGCAGTGGCCGTGGTCTGCCTGGAAACGGGTTTCAGCGAACAGTCTCTGGCCCCGGTTAAGGTGCTGTTCCGCAGCCTGGACGACTCCGAAATTGAAAACTACCTGCAGCTGGAGCAGCCCTACGACTGTGCAGGCAGCGCCAAAAGCGAAGGACTGGGCATTACCCTGCTGGACGCCATCGACAGCGACGACCCGACGGCGCTGGTTGGCCTGCCACTGATACGCACCAGCCGTATGCTGCGGGCGGCAGGTGTCCCATTGCTGGGCAGCAAACGGACGCCGGCATGA
- a CDS encoding SAM-dependent methyltransferase, translating into MTTTPLPANTPRDKPLGTLYLVPAPLDFGCDSQVKLDRALPAATLEVAAGLKHWICENAKSTRAYLKRIAETHPLCQPLQAMQLQELPHEVHKKGDHQGHFDARYLLQPAVQGENMGLVSEAGMPAIADPGSSVVRAAHDLGLPVVPLVGPVSLLLALAASGLSGQNFAFVGYLPSTPAERSQRIRELESLALKTGQTQLFIETPYRNQAMQQALLQTLQHNTRLATASGLTLDTAQCHSDVVKNWKHKPWALANTVPTVFALGR; encoded by the coding sequence ATGACAACAACCCCCTTGCCAGCCAACACTCCGCGTGACAAACCGCTGGGTACTTTGTACCTGGTACCCGCCCCCCTCGATTTCGGCTGTGACAGCCAAGTGAAGCTGGACCGTGCCTTGCCTGCAGCAACCCTGGAAGTTGCCGCGGGGCTGAAACACTGGATCTGTGAAAACGCAAAGTCCACACGCGCGTACCTCAAGCGAATAGCCGAGACCCACCCTCTGTGCCAGCCTTTGCAGGCCATGCAACTGCAGGAGCTGCCGCATGAAGTCCACAAAAAGGGCGACCACCAGGGTCACTTTGATGCGCGTTACCTGCTGCAACCCGCGGTGCAGGGCGAAAACATGGGTTTGGTCAGTGAGGCCGGCATGCCCGCCATTGCCGACCCAGGCTCCTCGGTGGTTCGCGCCGCGCATGATCTGGGACTGCCCGTGGTGCCCTTGGTCGGCCCCGTGTCCTTGTTGTTAGCCCTGGCTGCCAGCGGGCTCAGTGGGCAAAACTTTGCTTTTGTGGGTTACTTGCCCAGCACACCCGCTGAGCGCAGCCAGCGCATCCGCGAACTGGAATCCCTGGCGCTCAAAACCGGGCAAACCCAGTTGTTCATTGAAACGCCGTACCGCAACCAGGCCATGCAACAAGCTCTGTTGCAGACCCTGCAGCACAACACACGCCTGGCGACGGCCAGCGGGCTGACGTTGGATACCGCACAGTGCCACAGCGACGTGGTGAAGAACTGGAAACACAAGCCCTGGGCCCTGGCAAACACCGTACCCACGGTGTTTGCGCTAGGCCGCTAG